A stretch of Microbulbifer bruguierae DNA encodes these proteins:
- the panB gene encoding 3-methyl-2-oxobutanoate hydroxymethyltransferase translates to MPYATSELSKPITVQTLRQMKASGEKFICVALYDAPMAAMAQRTGVETVLIGDSLGMTVLGYDSTIPVTMEQMIYHVEAVARGNKKSLIMGDLPFMTYATPEQALTNATRIMQAGAHMVKIEGGAWLAPTVKMLTERGIPVCAHLGLTPQSVHKLGGFRVQGRDDDQAGEILNDAVQLDEAGADLLVLECVPSELGKRITDTVSMPTIGIGAGPETDAQVLVINDILGLTEKPPKFSKNFLVEAGDIPGALRKYAEDVKNGTFPDDAHSFS, encoded by the coding sequence ATGCCCTACGCCACCAGCGAGCTGAGCAAACCGATAACGGTTCAGACCCTGCGTCAGATGAAAGCCAGTGGAGAAAAATTTATCTGCGTCGCTCTATACGACGCCCCCATGGCCGCTATGGCCCAGCGCACAGGGGTGGAGACCGTACTGATCGGCGACTCACTGGGCATGACCGTACTCGGTTACGACAGCACCATTCCCGTCACCATGGAGCAGATGATTTACCATGTGGAAGCTGTCGCCCGGGGCAACAAAAAGTCCCTGATCATGGGTGACCTGCCCTTTATGACCTACGCCACACCGGAGCAGGCGCTCACTAATGCCACCCGTATCATGCAGGCGGGTGCCCACATGGTAAAAATCGAGGGCGGCGCCTGGCTCGCGCCCACGGTAAAGATGCTGACTGAGCGCGGCATTCCGGTCTGTGCGCACCTGGGGCTGACCCCGCAATCGGTGCACAAACTGGGTGGTTTCCGGGTGCAGGGTCGCGACGATGATCAGGCCGGCGAGATTCTCAATGACGCGGTGCAGCTGGACGAGGCGGGGGCCGATCTGCTGGTGCTGGAGTGTGTGCCCTCGGAACTGGGCAAACGCATCACCGACACCGTGTCCATGCCCACCATCGGCATTGGCGCCGGCCCCGAGACTGATGCCCAGGTACTGGTGATCAACGACATTCTCGGTCTTACGGAAAAGCCGCCAAAGTTTTCCAAGAATTTTCTGGTGGAAGCGGGAGATATCCCCGGCGCCCTGCGTAAATATGCCGAAGATGTGAAAAACGGCACCTTCCCCGACGACGCCCACAGCTTTAGCTGA
- a CDS encoding acyl-CoA thioesterase: protein MNFSSILSAARGSEATVIPAGWGQGRATFGGLVAAVLHQPIEAALEQATQSPQADTPLRSLTISFVAPAAAGSLQTSAQILRAGRSAVQIEARASQLQQSGEQQTQQVVTAALASFGKPRASAISIATANAPVFAAPETCQALPYIEGLVPEFTRHFDYRLGAGALPFTGSLENRLGGWIRFRESAGPVTTAHLLALIDAWPPAVLPMLKTPAPASSLTWTVEMMPAASEVVKAGHDSSEWWQYLAEVEQADDGYGVIQARLWDGKGQLLALSRQTVSVFG, encoded by the coding sequence ATGAATTTCAGCAGTATTCTCAGCGCGGCACGCGGCAGTGAAGCAACCGTCATACCCGCCGGCTGGGGCCAGGGGCGCGCCACATTTGGCGGTCTTGTTGCTGCGGTGCTGCACCAGCCCATCGAGGCGGCACTCGAGCAGGCCACTCAGAGCCCGCAAGCGGATACCCCACTACGCTCCCTGACCATCTCCTTCGTGGCCCCGGCAGCCGCCGGCTCCCTGCAGACCAGCGCGCAAATATTGCGAGCCGGTCGCTCAGCAGTGCAAATCGAAGCCCGAGCCAGCCAGCTTCAGCAAAGTGGTGAACAGCAGACTCAACAGGTCGTTACCGCGGCCCTCGCCAGCTTCGGTAAACCGCGCGCGTCCGCCATCTCTATCGCCACAGCAAACGCACCAGTATTCGCCGCACCGGAAACCTGCCAGGCCCTCCCCTATATCGAAGGTCTGGTACCGGAGTTTACCCGGCACTTCGACTATCGCCTCGGCGCCGGCGCCCTGCCCTTTACCGGCAGCCTGGAAAACCGCCTCGGCGGCTGGATTCGCTTCCGCGAGTCCGCCGGCCCGGTCACCACGGCCCACCTGCTCGCCCTCATCGACGCCTGGCCACCGGCAGTATTACCGATGCTGAAAACGCCCGCTCCCGCCAGTTCCCTGACCTGGACGGTGGAAATGATGCCCGCCGCATCAGAAGTAGTGAAAGCGGGGCACGACAGTAGCGAATGGTGGCAGTACCTGGCGGAAGTGGAACAGGCGGACGACGGCTATGGCGTTATCCAGGCGCGGCTGTGGGATGGGAAAGGACAATTGCTGGCGCTGTCGCGGCAGACGGTTTCGGTATTCGGGTAA
- the zntB gene encoding zinc transporter ZntB yields the protein MQQGLIHAYLLDGRGGSRRLQWPEVQQWTPGQGRLWLHFDYTDEEARNWIAGPANLDPLVSDALLTEETRPRTTSIGDGLLIALRGVNLNPESQPEDMVSIRLWAEESRVISTRRRRLLSISDLCAQLDSGRGPTSSAGLVVAIADLLVWRMSDTVDNFEDVIDELEDRVVGDASANLRLDLAMLRKQTITLRRYLSPQREALARFLGEKLEWISEADRLQLREVSDRLLRHIEDIDAVRERAAVTQEELMSRISEQLNSRMYVLSIIAAIFLPLGFLTGLLGINVGGIPGSENPHAFLIFTVLLVVTVAIQLVVFRWKRWL from the coding sequence ATGCAACAGGGACTGATACACGCATACCTTCTCGATGGTCGCGGCGGCAGTCGTCGACTGCAGTGGCCGGAGGTACAGCAGTGGACCCCGGGTCAGGGGCGTCTGTGGTTGCACTTTGACTACACCGACGAGGAGGCCCGTAACTGGATTGCGGGGCCAGCCAATCTCGATCCGCTGGTATCCGATGCCCTGCTGACGGAAGAGACCCGTCCGCGCACCACCAGTATTGGTGACGGTTTGCTGATCGCATTGCGTGGGGTCAACCTGAACCCGGAATCGCAACCGGAAGACATGGTGTCTATTCGCCTGTGGGCGGAGGAGTCGCGGGTGATCAGTACCCGTCGGCGCCGGCTGCTGTCAATCAGCGACCTCTGCGCCCAGCTGGATAGTGGACGCGGGCCGACTTCGAGCGCAGGTCTGGTAGTGGCAATTGCGGATCTGCTGGTATGGCGCATGAGCGACACGGTGGACAACTTCGAGGATGTGATCGATGAGCTGGAGGACCGGGTGGTGGGGGATGCCAGCGCCAATCTGCGACTCGATCTCGCCATGCTGCGCAAACAGACCATTACCCTGCGGCGTTACCTGTCGCCACAGCGGGAAGCGCTGGCGCGTTTCCTGGGGGAAAAACTGGAGTGGATCAGTGAGGCGGATCGTCTGCAGTTACGCGAGGTAAGCGACCGCTTGCTGCGACATATCGAAGATATCGATGCTGTGCGCGAGCGCGCGGCAGTCACCCAGGAAGAACTGATGAGCCGGATTTCCGAGCAGCTCAACAGCCGCATGTACGTGCTATCCATCATCGCCGCCATCTTTCTGCCCCTGGGGTTTCTTACCGGCCTGCTGGGAATCAACGTCGGCGGTATCCCCGGTTCCGAAAACCCCCACGCTTTCCTGATCTTCACTGTGCTGCTGGTGGTGACGGTGGCGATTCAGTTAGTAGTATTCCGCTGGAAGCGCTGGCTCTAG
- a CDS encoding D-hexose-6-phosphate mutarotase produces the protein MAVHDYLTRTDSDTLYSKPGLDLLLVETELCRAVISLQGAQVLEFAARDRAPLLWLSPTSVFEAGVAIRGGVPLCLPWFGEDLNDPSKPKHGLVRTQYWELVGSKAETDGAVVLEMRFQHAGDELFAASFDCTLKIGLGESLTFDLELCNTADIPADYSWALHSYFAVEDVNAVEVEGLDGGEFLDKTRGFARDRLSGMQTFAGEVDRVFEQAPARQVIQTPSPITAESDNCHTVITWNPGAELAATIHDIREHYRGFVCVEHGNAFADRWQLQPGERAGARLALSR, from the coding sequence GTGGCAGTGCATGACTATCTCACCCGTACCGACAGCGACACGCTCTATAGCAAGCCAGGCCTTGACCTGCTGCTGGTGGAAACTGAACTGTGCCGCGCGGTGATTTCCCTGCAGGGTGCCCAGGTGCTGGAGTTTGCCGCCCGCGACCGCGCGCCACTGCTGTGGCTGAGCCCCACCAGTGTGTTCGAGGCAGGAGTAGCGATACGCGGTGGCGTGCCGCTGTGTCTGCCCTGGTTTGGTGAAGACCTGAACGATCCGTCCAAACCCAAACACGGCCTGGTGCGCACCCAGTACTGGGAGCTGGTGGGCAGCAAAGCAGAGACCGATGGCGCGGTCGTGCTGGAGATGCGTTTTCAGCATGCCGGCGACGAACTGTTTGCCGCGAGCTTCGACTGCACCCTGAAAATCGGCCTGGGTGAATCGCTTACTTTCGATCTCGAGCTGTGCAACACCGCCGACATCCCCGCGGATTACAGCTGGGCGCTGCACAGCTACTTTGCGGTGGAAGATGTGAATGCGGTGGAAGTCGAGGGATTGGACGGTGGTGAGTTTCTCGACAAGACCCGTGGCTTTGCCCGCGACCGTCTCAGCGGAATGCAGACCTTCGCCGGCGAAGTGGACCGGGTGTTTGAGCAGGCGCCGGCCAGGCAGGTTATCCAGACACCGAGTCCGATTACCGCGGAGAGCGATAACTGCCACACGGTAATCACCTGGAATCCGGGTGCAGAACTCGCCGCAACCATTCATGATATCCGCGAGCACTACCGCGGTTTTGTCTGTGTCGAACACGGTAATGCCTTTGCCGATCGCTGGCAGTTGCAGCCCGGTGAACGTGCCGGTGCCAGGCTCGCGCTCAGCCGTTGA